The proteins below come from a single Caenibius sp. WL genomic window:
- a CDS encoding beta-ketoacyl-[acyl-carrier-protein] synthase family protein, whose protein sequence is MTNRVLITGMGCVSGLGYGVDVNWQSVRDGRGAIRACDPSGIAAWVAEEEKAAPLLKSVDPGQLRRLGRLDRLSEFALEAGLEAVSDAGLMRHPSLAQRTAIMLGCGSGGNLTIETAYERLFARGQPKVHPQTIPSSMLAAPAAHLSLLLGVRGPALTLSGACASSAQALGEAMHMIRAGRADVVIAGGAEACLTRGCLAGWQSLGVLAPDTCRPFSRDRQGMVLGEGAAVLVLESESHALARGARVHGELAGYGMSSDATHMTAPDVEGIAAAIRAAHEDATIACDAPALISTHGTGTTLNDIAETAAMHQVYGSALARHRVIATKSAHGHMIGATGAMEFLLGLVALCRGTAPPVINYLGPDPECDLPLVLEPQVFEPEVLISSSFAFGGLNAVLVGRRV, encoded by the coding sequence ATGACCAACCGTGTGCTCATTACCGGCATGGGCTGTGTCAGCGGGCTTGGTTACGGCGTCGATGTGAACTGGCAATCGGTGCGCGATGGGCGCGGCGCGATCCGCGCGTGCGATCCTTCCGGCATAGCGGCATGGGTTGCTGAGGAGGAAAAGGCAGCACCTCTGCTGAAGAGCGTGGATCCGGGCCAGCTCCGTCGGCTTGGTCGGCTTGACAGGCTTTCCGAATTCGCGCTCGAAGCCGGGCTGGAAGCCGTTTCGGATGCTGGACTGATGCGGCATCCGTCATTGGCACAACGAACCGCGATTATGCTCGGATGCGGCAGCGGCGGTAACCTCACTATCGAAACCGCGTATGAGCGGCTTTTTGCGAGAGGCCAGCCGAAGGTCCATCCCCAGACAATACCCAGTTCGATGCTGGCGGCGCCCGCAGCGCATTTGTCCTTGCTGTTGGGGGTTCGCGGTCCTGCACTGACTTTGTCGGGCGCCTGCGCTTCATCGGCTCAGGCACTGGGCGAGGCCATGCATATGATCCGCGCCGGACGGGCAGATGTCGTTATCGCGGGCGGGGCGGAGGCGTGTCTCACGCGCGGCTGCCTTGCCGGGTGGCAGTCGCTGGGTGTGCTGGCCCCCGATACCTGCCGCCCTTTCTCGCGTGATCGCCAGGGAATGGTTCTTGGCGAAGGGGCCGCCGTGCTGGTACTGGAGAGCGAAAGCCATGCTCTGGCCCGCGGTGCGCGCGTCCACGGCGAATTGGCTGGCTATGGTATGTCGAGCGATGCCACCCACATGACGGCACCCGATGTCGAGGGAATTGCTGCCGCGATCCGTGCCGCGCACGAAGATGCCACCATTGCCTGCGATGCTCCGGCGCTCATATCGACGCACGGCACCGGCACAACGCTCAACGACATCGCCGAAACCGCCGCGATGCATCAAGTCTATGGTTCCGCACTGGCACGTCACCGGGTTATCGCGACAAAGTCCGCGCACGGGCATATGATCGGTGCGACCGGCGCAATGGAGTTTTTGCTCGGCTTGGTGGCTCTTTGCAGAGGCACCGCCCCGCCGGTGATCAACTATCTCGGCCCCGATCCCGAGTGTGATCTGCCTCTGGTACTCGAACCGCAAGTCTTCGAACCGGAAGTCCTGATCTCCAGCAGCTTCGCCTTTGGAGGGCTCAACGCAGTTCTCGTGGGACGGCGCGTATGA
- a CDS encoding type III polyketide synthase, translating to MTSTVAHINRIGTANPPFEVHDAFLRFVSSELPDKRMLYLFERMAARSGIERRYSFLEPITLEDGTITDAEGFYGNGPWPSTAARMARYKRDAPRLALNAIAALGTDIDKTKITHLIVASCTGFMAPGLDQVIVTEVGLNPDVERTVVGFMGCYAAVNSLRLAHHIIRSEPDARVLVVTLELCSIHFQRNHDLPSLLAMLLFGDGAAAALVTAEPRGIGLRDFRAMTIPETTDAITWAIRDQGFDMHLGGEVPARISAALAEETMRSDCHGLLRGQSPDDFALWAVHAGGRTVLDAVQQGLGLPPDALATSRSVLRDRGNMSSATLMFVLASMLAGQSRGPGLALAFGPGMAAESFRFTFEG from the coding sequence ATGACCTCCACCGTGGCCCACATCAACCGCATCGGAACCGCCAACCCGCCGTTTGAGGTGCATGACGCGTTCCTTCGTTTCGTATCTTCAGAACTGCCCGACAAACGAATGCTGTACCTGTTTGAACGCATGGCTGCACGTTCCGGGATCGAACGGCGCTATTCCTTCCTGGAGCCGATAACGCTGGAAGACGGCACGATCACGGATGCCGAAGGGTTTTATGGAAATGGCCCCTGGCCATCGACTGCGGCCCGGATGGCGCGCTACAAACGCGATGCCCCCCGCCTTGCGTTGAACGCCATTGCCGCGCTCGGCACGGATATCGACAAGACGAAAATCACCCACCTCATCGTCGCATCATGCACCGGCTTCATGGCTCCGGGGCTGGATCAGGTAATCGTGACCGAGGTAGGCCTCAATCCCGATGTGGAGCGTACCGTCGTCGGCTTCATGGGCTGCTACGCGGCGGTCAACTCGCTGCGACTGGCCCATCATATCATCCGCTCCGAGCCTGATGCGCGTGTGCTCGTGGTCACGCTCGAACTGTGCAGTATCCATTTCCAGCGCAACCATGATCTTCCCAGTCTCCTCGCTATGCTCCTGTTTGGAGACGGCGCGGCGGCGGCGCTGGTCACGGCGGAACCTCGCGGCATCGGCCTGCGCGACTTCCGGGCGATGACGATACCGGAAACCACCGACGCGATCACCTGGGCCATTCGCGATCAGGGTTTTGACATGCATCTTGGCGGTGAAGTGCCTGCGCGCATTTCCGCCGCGCTCGCCGAAGAGACTATGCGTAGCGACTGTCATGGCCTGCTACGCGGGCAATCGCCCGATGATTTCGCACTATGGGCGGTCCATGCAGGCGGGCGCACCGTGCTCGACGCGGTGCAACAAGGGTTAGGTCTTCCGCCTGACGCGCTTGCCACTTCGCGATCCGTCCTTCGCGACCGGGGCAATATGTCATCTGCGACGCTCATGTTCGTTCTTGCCAGCATGCTTGCAGGCCAGTCGCGGGGGCCGGGTCTGGCGCTGGCTTTTGGCCCTGGTATGGCGGCAGAAAGCTTCCGCTTCACCTTCGAGGGGTGA
- a CDS encoding FAD-dependent monooxygenase, protein MVDALILGGGLAGSAAACLIARGGKKVSLLERETGPHHKVCGEFLSIEAINHLHQLGVDPLALGAVPIGRIRLVQGHCEIEAALPFTALGLSRYTLDEALIRKAEMSGAHIQRGVRVLELNGHIARTAQGEYEGRQVLLATGKLPIREQGVALPGRIEDGFIGFKMHYRLAPIAAEQLAGTIMLALFNGGYAGLQLVGRGRANLCLLLRRKTFLRLGGEWGAVCEWLESSPIVQRMLANAEPLFEKPVAIANLTYGRPSRDHTSAKVLSLGDRWAMTPSLTGDGMAIALRSAFLAAHCVLSGHDAPIYHNLLASQTHRQIARAMTIQNGLELPVLRFAAYYLARLHPKILTRVVEATRLPFWHNTL, encoded by the coding sequence GTGGTCGACGCTCTCATTCTGGGTGGAGGCCTTGCCGGCAGCGCCGCCGCATGCCTGATCGCACGCGGCGGAAAAAAGGTGAGCCTGTTGGAACGCGAGACCGGCCCCCATCACAAGGTCTGCGGCGAATTCCTGTCGATTGAGGCGATAAACCATCTTCACCAGCTAGGTGTCGATCCCCTTGCGCTTGGCGCCGTACCGATTGGTCGGATCCGTCTCGTGCAAGGCCATTGCGAGATCGAAGCGGCACTGCCATTCACTGCATTAGGTCTCAGCCGTTACACGCTCGATGAAGCACTGATCAGAAAGGCTGAGATGAGCGGTGCGCACATCCAGCGCGGTGTGCGGGTGCTTGAACTCAACGGGCATATCGCACGCACGGCACAAGGGGAATACGAAGGCCGTCAGGTCCTGCTCGCAACCGGCAAGCTTCCGATCCGCGAACAGGGCGTGGCACTTCCCGGCCGCATCGAAGATGGCTTCATCGGTTTCAAAATGCATTACCGGCTAGCCCCGATTGCCGCAGAGCAACTGGCAGGCACCATTATGCTGGCGCTGTTTAATGGCGGCTATGCGGGGCTCCAGCTAGTTGGGCGGGGCCGCGCCAATCTCTGTCTTTTGCTGCGCCGCAAAACATTCTTGCGGCTTGGCGGCGAGTGGGGGGCGGTATGTGAATGGCTCGAGAGTAGCCCCATCGTGCAACGGATGCTGGCAAATGCCGAGCCGCTGTTCGAAAAACCGGTGGCAATCGCTAACCTGACCTACGGCCGACCGTCTCGCGATCACACCTCAGCGAAAGTGTTGAGCCTGGGTGACCGGTGGGCGATGACACCCTCGCTTACCGGCGATGGCATGGCGATAGCCCTGCGCAGCGCTTTTCTGGCCGCGCACTGCGTCCTTTCGGGACATGATGCCCCGATTTATCACAACCTCCTTGCTTCCCAGACCCATCGGCAGATTGCTCGGGCAATGACCATTCAGAATGGTCTGGAACTGCCGGTGCTGCGGTTCGCCGCATATTACCTCGCGCGCCTCCACCCCAAAATTCTCACCCGCGTCGTGGAAGCAACGCGCCTACCCTTTTGGCACAATACACTCTGA